A genomic region of Anaeromyxobacter sp. contains the following coding sequences:
- the uvrB gene encoding excinuclease ABC subunit UvrB, with protein sequence MPFDLQSDFLPTGDQPRAIAELAAGLRRGDPAQVLLGVTGSGKTFTVANVVADLKRATLVIAHNKTLAAQLYGEFKALFPAAAVHYFVSYYDYYQPEAYVPSSDTYIEKDSSINDEIDRMRHAATHALLTRNDVLIVASVSCIYGLGTAEAYYGLLQQLEKGQEFPRDRFLRSLIDIQYERNDLDFHRGTFRVRGDTVEVFPPYEEERAIRIEFFGDVVERLQEFDPLRGVALAELDKAAIFPNSHYVSAPETRKKAIAGIRDELQVRLQQLTGQNKLVEAQRLEQRTSFDLEMLEQMGFCTGIENYSRWLSGRKAGDPPPCLLDYFPDDFLMVIDESHQTVSQIGAMYKGDRSRKETLVEFGFRLPSALDNRPLKFEEFEALCGQTIYVSATPAEYELNRAGGVVVEQIIRPTGLVDPEVEIRPVATQVDDLLGEVRQRAEAGERVLVTTLTKRMAEDLTEYFTDVGVRCRYLHADVETLERSALIRDLRKGEFDVLIGINLLREGLDIPEVSLVAVLDADKEGFLRSSVSLIQTIGRAARNVRGRVLLYADRVTDSMRKAIDETDRRREKQRAYNAEHGITPQSTTRAFSDLGPAAGEGDYLTVPVAAEGAPEYRPEELPAMVASLEAEMKAAAAALDFEKAAALRDRISAIKGFGLGLSPNLAGMKGLLGSGAMAGAAAAGRLSGAKRPPKRRRR encoded by the coding sequence GTGCCCTTCGACCTGCAGAGCGACTTCCTCCCCACCGGAGACCAGCCGCGCGCCATCGCCGAGCTGGCCGCCGGCCTCCGGCGCGGCGACCCGGCCCAGGTGCTGCTGGGCGTGACCGGCTCGGGCAAGACCTTCACGGTGGCCAACGTGGTGGCCGACCTGAAGCGGGCCACCCTGGTCATCGCCCACAACAAGACGCTGGCGGCCCAGCTCTACGGGGAGTTCAAGGCGCTCTTCCCCGCCGCGGCGGTCCACTACTTCGTCAGCTACTACGACTACTACCAGCCGGAGGCCTACGTCCCCTCGAGCGACACCTACATCGAGAAGGACTCGTCCATCAACGACGAGATCGACCGGATGCGCCACGCCGCCACCCACGCGCTGCTGACGCGCAACGACGTGCTCATCGTGGCCTCGGTCTCCTGCATCTACGGCCTGGGCACCGCCGAGGCCTACTACGGCCTGCTGCAGCAGCTGGAGAAGGGGCAGGAGTTCCCGCGCGACCGCTTCCTGCGCTCGCTCATCGACATCCAGTACGAGCGCAACGACCTCGACTTCCACCGCGGCACCTTCCGGGTGCGCGGCGACACGGTGGAGGTCTTCCCGCCCTACGAGGAGGAGCGGGCCATCCGCATCGAGTTCTTCGGCGACGTGGTGGAGCGGCTGCAGGAGTTCGACCCGCTGCGCGGGGTGGCCCTGGCCGAGCTCGACAAGGCCGCCATCTTCCCCAACTCCCACTACGTCTCGGCGCCGGAGACCCGCAAGAAGGCCATCGCCGGCATCCGCGACGAGCTGCAGGTGCGGCTGCAGCAGCTCACCGGCCAGAACAAGCTGGTGGAGGCGCAGCGGCTGGAGCAGCGCACCAGCTTCGACCTGGAGATGCTGGAGCAGATGGGCTTCTGCACCGGCATCGAGAACTACTCGCGCTGGCTCTCGGGGCGGAAGGCCGGCGACCCGCCGCCCTGCCTGCTCGACTACTTCCCCGACGACTTCCTCATGGTCATCGACGAGTCGCACCAGACCGTCAGCCAGATCGGCGCCATGTACAAGGGCGACCGCTCGCGCAAGGAGACGCTGGTGGAGTTCGGCTTCCGGCTCCCCTCGGCGCTGGACAACCGGCCGCTCAAGTTCGAGGAGTTCGAGGCGCTGTGCGGCCAGACCATCTACGTCTCGGCCACCCCGGCCGAGTACGAGCTGAACCGGGCCGGGGGCGTGGTGGTGGAGCAGATCATCCGCCCCACCGGGCTGGTGGATCCGGAGGTGGAGATCCGCCCGGTCGCCACCCAGGTGGACGACCTGCTCGGCGAGGTGCGCCAGCGGGCCGAGGCCGGCGAGCGGGTGCTGGTGACCACCCTGACCAAGCGCATGGCCGAGGACCTGACCGAGTACTTCACCGACGTGGGGGTGAGGTGCCGCTACCTGCACGCCGACGTGGAGACCCTGGAGCGCAGCGCCCTCATCCGCGACCTGCGCAAGGGGGAGTTCGACGTCCTCATCGGCATCAACCTGCTGCGGGAGGGGCTCGACATCCCGGAGGTCTCGCTGGTGGCGGTGCTGGACGCCGACAAGGAGGGCTTCCTGCGCTCCTCGGTGTCGCTCATCCAGACCATCGGCCGGGCCGCCCGCAACGTGAGGGGCCGGGTCCTGCTCTACGCCGACCGCGTCACCGACTCGATGCGGAAGGCCATCGACGAGACCGACCGGCGGCGCGAGAAGCAGCGGGCCTACAACGCCGAGCACGGCATCACCCCCCAGTCCACGACGCGGGCCTTCTCCGACCTGGGGCCGGCGGCGGGGGAGGGCGACTACCTCACGGTGCCGGTGGCCGCGGAGGGGGCGCCCGAGTACCGGCCGGAGGAGCTGCCGGCCATGGTGGCGTCGCTGGAGGCCGAGATGAAGGCCGCCGCCGCGGCGCTCGACTTCGAGAAGGCCGCCGCCCTGCGCGACCGCATCTCGGCCATCAAGGGGTTCGGCCTGGGGCTCTCCCCGAACCTGGCCGGCATGAAGGGGCTGCTGGGGAGCGGGGCCATGGCCGGCGCGGCGGCGGCCGGGCGGCTCAGCGGGGCCAAGCGGCCGCCCAAGCGGAGGAGGCGGTGA